One Moritella sp. Urea-trap-13 genomic window carries:
- a CDS encoding phasin family protein → MHQNKNRNLSDVNNNVLIDNFVAINDIHNPDIEFLQESQSNQDSENVEVTLATKMNFVRQVWLAGLGAYSHSIDELNTAGEKSSMYFEELLSQGEKVDSAFKLRTTGEHISLHGLEKLIQRTYARLTGVESDKMKQLNDKLDALLAELADKK, encoded by the coding sequence ATGCATCAGAATAAAAACCGTAACTTAAGTGATGTTAATAATAATGTGTTAATTGATAATTTTGTTGCGATTAATGACATTCATAATCCAGATATTGAATTTCTTCAAGAGAGTCAATCTAATCAAGATAGCGAAAATGTTGAAGTCACGCTGGCGACTAAAATGAACTTTGTCAGACAGGTTTGGTTGGCCGGATTGGGGGCATATAGCCATAGTATTGATGAGCTCAATACGGCTGGTGAAAAATCGTCAATGTATTTTGAAGAACTGTTGAGTCAAGGAGAGAAAGTCGATAGTGCTTTTAAATTACGTACCACAGGGGAGCATATATCCTTGCATGGTTTAGAAAAATTGATTCAGCGAACTTATGCAAGATTAACTGGCGTTGAAAGTGATAAAATGAAGCAGTTGAACGATAAACTCGATGCTTTACTGGCAGAACTAGCAGATAAAAAATAA
- a CDS encoding methylenetetrahydrofolate reductase — protein sequence MKYSIELVPRSWETLNTEVEEVSQFGQINTLNIPDLLRFDVRSWDACDRLQDKFDEVIPHLRAIDFDLRNGFPLTDFFRHSKINSVLVVEGDPPQDISHRTYRNTSCELIRIIKKELPYMKVYAAIDQYRTSMRKELDYIHDKIDAGVDGFFTQPFFDLKFLDVYMDMLQGTEVFWGMSPIHSETSQSYWENKNDVVFPSDFEPTKEWNIKFGRAMIKKVQARDDNVYFMPIRANACEYLGKLLAED from the coding sequence TTGAAATACTCAATAGAGCTTGTACCCCGTTCATGGGAAACCTTAAATACTGAAGTCGAAGAAGTTAGCCAGTTTGGTCAAATAAATACGCTGAACATTCCAGACTTATTGCGCTTTGATGTCCGTAGCTGGGATGCTTGCGATCGCTTACAAGACAAGTTTGATGAAGTTATTCCCCACCTACGCGCAATCGATTTTGATCTACGAAACGGCTTTCCATTAACGGATTTTTTCCGTCACAGTAAGATCAATTCTGTACTTGTCGTCGAAGGCGACCCACCACAGGATATCTCACATCGCACTTACCGTAATACTTCATGTGAACTCATTCGTATTATCAAAAAAGAACTGCCATATATGAAGGTTTACGCGGCGATCGATCAATATCGAACCAGCATGCGTAAAGAGCTCGATTATATTCACGATAAAATTGATGCTGGTGTTGATGGTTTTTTCACCCAACCATTTTTTGATTTGAAATTTCTCGATGTATACATGGATATGCTGCAAGGTACGGAAGTATTTTGGGGGATGAGTCCAATTCATAGCGAAACCAGTCAATCATATTGGGAAAACAAAAATGATGTGGTTTTTCCAAGTGATTTCGAACCAACCAAAGAATGGAACATTAAGTTTGGCCGCGCCATGATCAAAAAAGTGCAAGCCAGAGACGATAATGTCTACTTTATGCCAATCAGAGCTAATGCATGTGAATATCTAGGCAAATTGCTCGCCGAAGATTAA